TGGTCCAACAATACTAACAACATTTGCATCAAGATTTAATGTTGTATTTTTTACAAAACTCTTAAACCCTTTTATCCTCAACTCAAGTAACTTCAACCACTTCGCCCCCTAACTTATTACTAAAACTATTATATCATAAAAATTTTGTGCAATAATAACAAATAAAAATTAAATCAAAAATCAAGAAAACATTCATAAAAAGGTTCGTTCATGCGACTCAATTGCTGATCCTTGAAAATTCCCAACTTAGTTTTCTTTTCGAACTTTTTTTGATATAATAATATAAAAAGACTATATATCGGAGGTATCTATATGCAAAACGTCAAACGAAACTTCTACGCATTCATCTGGCACGCAATATTCCTCGCAATAGCAAGCTCATTCATCGAAGTAAACACCGTAGTCTCCTCATTAATCCTTCAAGCAGGAGGCGGTGAATTCCTGCTCGGTCTTGTCACAGCAATCTCTGTTGGAATTCCACTCTTAGCACAATTATTCTTTGCAGGGTTTCTCGTTTCAAAACCTCTAAAAAAACCATATCTATTAACAGGAATATACCTTAGAATCTTTTCATTATTAGCAATAGGTTTATTATTAATCTCTCCATTATCAGAAAAAACACTGTTAACCCTGATTATTATTATAATTTCTATATTCTCATTTAGCGGTGTATTTGCAGGTGTAAGTTACACCGATTTACTTGGAAAATCTATACCAAAGGACTTGCAAAGAAAATTCATGAGCTTCAGGCAAATATCCAGAAGTTCCTTTGCACTATTAAGCGCATTCTTAGCAAAGTATATATTAAATAAATTCGAATATCCACACAATTACTCAAACATGTTTCTCATAGCTTCATTTTCACTGTTCATAGCCTCACTTGGATTCTGGCTAATCAAAGAAGAAAAATTTGAAGTAAAAAGGGAATTCCCTTCTTTCATGGAAATAATAAAAAATATTCCTACAATACTTTCAAGGGATAAAAATCTCCTAAATTACGTTATCTTTAGCAATTTAACAGGGTTTGGTTTAATAATAATACCATTTTATGTATTACTTGCCAAAAACACATTTACCCTTTCAGACAAAATGGTTGGAAACTTCCTGTTATTACAAATGATAGGAATAGTTTTATCAAGTTTCGTCTGGGGACCATTATTACATAAAAAAGGCTACAAAAAAATATTGAAATACTGTATAGCAATTGGAGGTTTAATCCCAATACTTGCATTAATATTAAGCAAAACATCACCATTATTATACTCAACATTATTCCTGCTAACGGGAATTGCAATAAGTGCCCGTCAAATGACATTTGAAGGTGTTTTAATAGAAATCAGCGATCATCATAACAGAGCATTATACGTTGGAATCTCAGGAGCTTTAAACTTTGTAACAGCATTACTCCCATTAATAATTGGCGCAATTATAAAACACGTTGGTTTTATTAACGTATTCATCTTTGTAGCTATAATGATATACTCAAGCTTATATTTCTTAAATCAGATGAAATTAGAACATTAGAACTTTCTAATGTTCTAATTTTTTAATTTTCTAATTCTCTAATTCTCTTTTAATCTAAATTTAAAAGAAAATACATATATATTTTTTCAATAGATATATGATTTGTGATATAATTAATAATGTAAAGGATAAAAATGCCAAAAATAAAGTGAAAATTATAACTTTTTTAGGAGGGATATTATGAAATACGACATTATTGTTATTGGTGGAAGTGCAGCTGGACTCGTTGCAGCAATGACTTCAAAAAAAATCTACAAAGACAAAAAGGTACTTGTTATCAAAAAATTAGACAAAGAATTAGTTCCATGTGGAATACCATATATCTTTCACACACTTGGTGGTGTAGAAAAAGACTATATGGGAATTGAAGAAAAATTCAAAGCTATGGGAATTGACTTATTAATTGATGAAGTTATAGACGGTGATGCAGAAAAGAAAACAATATCAACAAAAAGCGGAAAAACATTTGAATATGAAAAATTAATTATCGCAACAGGTTCAACTCCATTTAGAGCTCCAATTCCTGGAAATGAACTTGAAAATGTACTAACAATTCCAAAGGATCATTTTTATCTCGAAACAGTTCACGAAAAACTCAAAGATGCTAAAAATGTGGTAATTATCGGCGGTGGATTTATCGGTGTTGAAGTTGCAGATGAAATCAAAAAAGCCGGTAAAAACGTTACATTAATAGAAGCAAGAGATTATTTATTACCAGCATCATTTGACAAAGATTTTGGAGAAATTGCACGTGAAGAAATTGAAAGCGATAATGTAAAAGTATTATTGAATTCTAAAGTAAAAGAAATCGCAGGAAACGGAAAAGTTGAAAAGGTTGTTCTTGATGGTGGAGAAGAAATACCTGCAGATGTTGTAATACTCGCTACAGGTTATAAGCCAAATGTTGAAATTGGAAAGAAAATGGGTTTAAAAATTACAGATCTTGGATACATTGAAACAGATGATTACATGAGAACATCAGTAGCTGACATTTATGCAGCAGGAGACTGTGTACAACACAAAGATTACTTCACAGGAAAACCATCAAGACTTATGCTCGCATCAGCAGCTGTTTTTGATGCAAGAATTGCAGCATCCAACCTTTACAAATTAAGAGTATTAAGAACAAACAAAGGCTCATTAAACGCATATTCAACAGTAATTGGAGGCAAAGCATTTGCTGCAGCAGGAATTACAGAAGCAGTTGCAAAACAGGAAGGTTTCGATATAGTTGTAGGAAAAGCGGAAGTTATGGACAGACATCCTGGTAAATTTGCAGATGCTTCAAAAATCGTATTAAAATTAATATTCTCAAAAGAAAGTGGATTATTATTAGGAGCTCAAATGGCTGGCGGAAAGAGTATCGGTGAAATGATAAATATTATCAGTTTAGCAATTCAAAAAGAAGTTACTGTTCAGGACATTATGACAATGCAAATAGGTACACACCCATTATTAACAGCAGCTCCAACTGTATATCCACTCTCAGTAGCAGCAGAACAGGCTTTTTCACAAATGTAAATACAATAATAAATACAGCCCCTTAAAGGGGCTGTATTTTATTGTAACTTCCTTTTCATCCTCAACAAAAAACCAGGGCAAAAATTTGACCCTGGTGGTTTGGAAAATGAATTATATAAAAATATATACCGTGGACCACATTCTAATCTTTGTTAGAAGGATCTACGGTATTTTTTTATAACTTCTCTATTATATATTCCTCAATATTCCTT
This is a stretch of genomic DNA from Marinitoga piezophila KA3. It encodes these proteins:
- a CDS encoding FAD-dependent oxidoreductase; this encodes MKYDIIVIGGSAAGLVAAMTSKKIYKDKKVLVIKKLDKELVPCGIPYIFHTLGGVEKDYMGIEEKFKAMGIDLLIDEVIDGDAEKKTISTKSGKTFEYEKLIIATGSTPFRAPIPGNELENVLTIPKDHFYLETVHEKLKDAKNVVIIGGGFIGVEVADEIKKAGKNVTLIEARDYLLPASFDKDFGEIAREEIESDNVKVLLNSKVKEIAGNGKVEKVVLDGGEEIPADVVILATGYKPNVEIGKKMGLKITDLGYIETDDYMRTSVADIYAAGDCVQHKDYFTGKPSRLMLASAAVFDARIAASNLYKLRVLRTNKGSLNAYSTVIGGKAFAAAGITEAVAKQEGFDIVVGKAEVMDRHPGKFADASKIVLKLIFSKESGLLLGAQMAGGKSIGEMINIISLAIQKEVTVQDIMTMQIGTHPLLTAAPTVYPLSVAAEQAFSQM
- a CDS encoding MFS transporter, with the protein product MQNVKRNFYAFIWHAIFLAIASSFIEVNTVVSSLILQAGGGEFLLGLVTAISVGIPLLAQLFFAGFLVSKPLKKPYLLTGIYLRIFSLLAIGLLLISPLSEKTLLTLIIIIISIFSFSGVFAGVSYTDLLGKSIPKDLQRKFMSFRQISRSSFALLSAFLAKYILNKFEYPHNYSNMFLIASFSLFIASLGFWLIKEEKFEVKREFPSFMEIIKNIPTILSRDKNLLNYVIFSNLTGFGLIIIPFYVLLAKNTFTLSDKMVGNFLLLQMIGIVLSSFVWGPLLHKKGYKKILKYCIAIGGLIPILALILSKTSPLLYSTLFLLTGIAISARQMTFEGVLIEISDHHNRALYVGISGALNFVTALLPLIIGAIIKHVGFINVFIFVAIMIYSSLYFLNQMKLEH